Proteins found in one Catenulispora sp. GP43 genomic segment:
- a CDS encoding geranyl diphosphate 2-C-methyltransferase, giving the protein MGSQSAVTSRYQESVADYWDREKNPVNIRLGEVDGIYHHHYGIGDVDWSVLQAPADDREARMIAEMHRLETAQAEFLLDQLGPVTAEQRLLDAGSGRGGTSLMAALRFGCRVDGLSISGKQVEFANSRAEQMGLSGQVNYHLRNMLDNGFADGTFQAIWNNESTMYVDLDTLFAEHARSLAPGGRYVTITGCFNDAYGALPSRSVSQINAHYICDIHPRSGYFSAMVANGLVPISVVDLTAATIPYWELRQQSNVTTGIEEAFLTAYKEGSFHYLMIAADKV; this is encoded by the coding sequence ATGGGTTCGCAGTCCGCTGTCACCAGCCGCTATCAGGAGTCCGTCGCCGATTACTGGGACCGGGAGAAGAACCCGGTGAACATCCGCTTAGGCGAGGTGGACGGCATCTACCACCACCACTACGGCATCGGCGACGTCGACTGGTCGGTACTGCAGGCCCCGGCCGACGACCGCGAGGCCCGCATGATCGCCGAGATGCACCGGCTGGAGACGGCGCAGGCCGAGTTCCTGCTGGACCAGCTGGGGCCGGTCACCGCCGAGCAGCGGCTGCTGGACGCCGGTTCCGGCCGCGGCGGCACGTCGCTGATGGCGGCGCTGCGGTTCGGCTGCCGGGTCGACGGGTTGTCGATCTCCGGCAAGCAGGTGGAGTTCGCGAACAGCCGGGCCGAGCAGATGGGCCTGTCCGGGCAGGTGAACTACCACCTGCGGAACATGCTGGACAACGGCTTCGCCGACGGCACGTTCCAGGCGATCTGGAACAACGAGTCCACGATGTACGTGGACTTGGACACGTTGTTCGCCGAGCATGCGCGCTCGCTGGCGCCGGGCGGCCGGTACGTCACCATCACCGGCTGCTTCAACGACGCCTACGGCGCGCTGCCGTCGCGGTCGGTCAGCCAGATCAACGCGCACTACATCTGCGACATCCACCCGCGGTCGGGGTACTTCTCGGCGATGGTCGCCAACGGGCTGGTGCCGATCAGTGTGGTGGATCTGACGGCGGCGACGATCCCGTACTGGGAGCTGCGGCAGCAGTCGAACGTGACGACCGGGATCGAGGAGGCGTTCCTGACCGCGTACAAGGAGGGCAGCTTCCACTACCTGATGATCGCCGCCGACAAGGTCTGA
- a CDS encoding family 2 encapsulin nanocompartment cargo protein terpene cyclase has translation MTLIADTAPTAAAVLPGLAALTGPPPARPPWESGSEHWHRSDVDPGPEPGRRPPQHPERLAPTPIQMRPWGDGSHSLLYCPATVRFDEALAADVNARLVAWAERIGLHAGHLEEFAKTGFGRLITLAHPECDDPDLLLVSAQMNAAWWASDDYYADETDLGAVAEALPERLALVSSALDPPPPAGQFTPPLQEAVVSDAVLVSLRSALAHVTRHASAAQVMRVRHTTHQMYVSWNAYNAWRHAGITPEAWRYLAARQHDSFYTSMILIDVVGGYELPAELFADPLFHRALTQAGTAAVLVNDLASAAREAGEDPDCNLVLLLAAERGCSLAEATEEVVALHNDVVRGFEASREALAAVPSPELQRFVLGARAWMGGCLEWHDSSSRYK, from the coding sequence ATGACCCTGATCGCCGACACTGCGCCGACCGCCGCGGCGGTGCTGCCGGGCCTGGCCGCCCTGACCGGGCCGCCGCCGGCGCGGCCGCCGTGGGAGAGCGGATCGGAGCACTGGCACCGCTCCGACGTCGACCCGGGCCCGGAGCCGGGGCGGCGTCCGCCGCAGCATCCCGAGCGGCTGGCGCCGACGCCGATCCAGATGCGGCCCTGGGGCGACGGCTCCCATTCCCTGCTGTACTGCCCGGCCACCGTCCGGTTCGACGAGGCCCTGGCCGCCGACGTCAACGCGCGCCTGGTGGCCTGGGCCGAGCGGATCGGGCTGCATGCCGGGCATCTGGAGGAGTTCGCCAAGACCGGGTTCGGCCGGCTGATCACCCTGGCCCATCCCGAGTGCGACGACCCGGACCTGCTGCTGGTCTCGGCGCAGATGAACGCCGCCTGGTGGGCCTCGGACGACTACTACGCCGACGAGACCGACCTGGGCGCGGTCGCCGAGGCGCTGCCGGAGCGTCTGGCGCTGGTGTCCTCGGCGCTGGACCCGCCGCCGCCGGCCGGGCAGTTCACGCCGCCGCTGCAGGAGGCGGTGGTGTCCGACGCGGTGCTGGTGTCGCTGCGTTCGGCACTGGCGCACGTCACCCGGCACGCCTCGGCGGCGCAGGTGATGCGGGTGCGGCACACCACGCACCAGATGTACGTGTCCTGGAACGCCTACAACGCCTGGCGCCACGCCGGCATCACCCCGGAGGCGTGGCGGTATCTGGCGGCGCGCCAACACGACAGCTTCTACACCTCGATGATCCTCATCGACGTCGTCGGCGGCTACGAACTGCCCGCCGAGTTGTTCGCCGACCCGCTGTTCCACCGTGCCCTGACCCAGGCCGGCACCGCCGCGGTGCTGGTGAACGACCTGGCCTCGGCGGCCCGCGAAGCCGGCGAGGACCCGGACTGCAACCTGGTGCTGCTGCTGGCCGCCGAACGCGGCTGCTCCCTGGCCGAGGCCACCGAGGAGGTGGTGGCGCTGCACAACGACGTGGTGCGCGGGTTCGAGGCCAGCCGCGAGGCGCTGGCGGCGGTGCCGTCGCCGGAGCTGCAGCGGTTCGTGCTGGGCGCGCGGGCGTGGATGGGCGGGTGTCTGGAGTGGCACGACAGCTCGTCGCGGTACAAGTAG